In Pleurocapsa sp. PCC 7319, the following are encoded in one genomic region:
- a CDS encoding four helix bundle protein produces MNNNNITIQQRTKLFASRVIKAYSEINERNHFNSACAILSKQFLRSGTSIGANISEGVYAQSDKDFLSKYLIALKEASETKYWIELMLENDLVPKNKFSDMLEEIEVIIKILVAITKKLKQK; encoded by the coding sequence GTGAACAATAATAACATTACAATTCAACAAAGAACTAAACTCTTTGCTAGTAGAGTAATAAAGGCTTATTCGGAAATAAATGAAAGAAATCACTTTAATAGTGCTTGTGCTATTCTGTCAAAACAGTTTTTGAGAAGCGGTACTAGTATTGGAGCTAATATATCAGAAGGAGTTTATGCTCAATCAGATAAAGACTTTTTATCCAAGTATTTAATAGCTTTAAAAGAAGCCAGTGAAACTAAGTATTGGATAGAATTAATGCTTGAAAATGATCTAGTTCCAAAAAACAAATTTTCCGATATGTTAGAAGAGATAGAAGTAATTATTAAAATTCTAGTAGCCATCACCAAAAAACTCAAACAAAAATAA
- a CDS encoding DUF5895 domain-containing protein, which translates to MNLPTSLLSQFESEVIPSTQLPFCQIQNPPNLSLCQIEQLNPPWGWFIPAQQAELAEFNAVDDWQPTRLTFGEDTSSPRSVDGFLSTHIRIVVLHQSNIEVQEKTAQGWRYLGQAYQHGQLTSYGESAYSDRQNYRLRTRYLVIFLDDDNQLLHSVPFQIGMNAGVGAAFNTELQQFRKEIETIFFAQLGKPVVQSPPVKDNSSKNQPSRPVLWLDFPTTRLRRALSHQLRQQQLVIESISATKPITKQPNQLITRDQRAHRRLSWTQRWSRNSILDTAAHWRVTLFGISSAILDWLGSLKPSPALII; encoded by the coding sequence ATGAATCTTCCCACTTCACTTCTCTCTCAATTTGAATCTGAAGTTATTCCTTCCACTCAACTTCCCTTCTGCCAGATTCAAAATCCTCCTAACCTCTCTCTGTGTCAAATTGAACAATTGAATCCTCCTTGGGGCTGGTTTATTCCCGCACAACAAGCTGAATTAGCTGAATTTAATGCTGTTGACGATTGGCAGCCCACCAGATTAACTTTTGGTGAAGATACTTCTAGTCCTCGTTCTGTCGATGGGTTTCTATCAACCCACATTAGAATTGTTGTTCTTCACCAATCCAACATCGAAGTTCAAGAAAAGACTGCTCAGGGTTGGCGTTATCTCGGACAAGCTTATCAACATGGGCAATTAACTAGTTATGGTGAATCTGCATACAGCGATCGCCAAAATTATCGTCTCCGTACCCGCTACTTGGTAATATTCTTGGACGACGATAATCAACTACTACATTCTGTTCCATTTCAAATTGGGATGAATGCTGGTGTTGGTGCTGCTTTTAATACCGAACTTCAACAATTCCGAAAAGAGATTGAAACCATTTTCTTTGCTCAGTTAGGTAAACCTGTGGTTCAATCCCCACCAGTTAAGGACAACTCCTCGAAAAATCAACCCTCTCGGCCTGTACTGTGGTTAGACTTTCCTACAACTCGACTACGACGAGCTCTTAGCCATCAGCTACGACAGCAACAACTTGTCATTGAATCCATTAGCGCAACGAAGCCGATAACCAAACAACCAAACCAACTTATCACAAGAGACCAACGAGCGCACCGCCGTTTATCATGGACACAACGATGGTCAAGAAATTCAATCCTAGATACAGCGGCTCATTGGCGAGTTACTCTCTTTGGAATTTCTTCAGCAATCCTAGATTGGCTCGGCAGTCTCAAACCAAGCCCTGCCTTAATAATTTGA
- a CDS encoding VapE domain-containing protein, which produces MSNAFAPTIDSKHAGEWVAGSGVSEEIVKLNPKSIEDKKEIAKLLNWSNYLGSPGWYVKGVDLETGQQREFGQFKPNKPIQFPDGDKAVKYFTFPKGQENEVILLIPDKTAWEKIAKRYNVPILPEDIDESRLDKGFWKWIHNNPQIPIEVTEGAKKAGCLLANGLVGLCLTGVWNGKVKRSLKAIPTLAPFLANGRAIHLLFDSDVIIKPQVQEALKTIGYLAQRAGCIVGVGTWEYTEATKGLDDLVVNQGVEALEEVIENITPYKEWLKSISPQKNASKMQSRMQSRNTATAALLDYVRDKYSDRLRLNELEMQIELDEKQFNLERFYLHLAEHDRLEVNKTKAIDVCTKVAEENAYNPVAEYLDKVSRSCELADINSLSSRFFGTSDKIYDIFLKKTLIAAVARVYAPGCKHDNTLVLQGEQGIGKSTFFDILAGEWFGDSMRSGKDKDDLLILHKSWIQEWGEIDKIFSKRQAGDLKAFLSCRKDTFREPYARTTKDYLRHSIIVGSVNDSSFLVDSTGNRRYWVIPVEKKEIDTKRLFEERDAIWASAVVAYREGETWWLSKEEEKRNLNNNSRFQIIDEWAGFVADYIRHRTGVSISQVLLDVFDFELNKIGRREQMRVANILQMLNWRKVGQKLHRGKRQVVWEEASTIPSGGIAEVLQAESQSQQSLSIPTIPTTPNSQTRKLEVREVVNSENINSVEGNRETRVKPIQNEESIPTAIPVGEGIDRPLTWSDYPHPSKDEYTIKNRARKVVERMFACSTKAELINLYACGKITAAEVLWLRENYLASAQCDWLCHCAERNRLTQIEKTEQGNIFNQNQNQNLFLELKEQITHQVRRLG; this is translated from the coding sequence ATGAGTAATGCATTTGCACCAACCATTGATTCTAAGCACGCTGGCGAATGGGTTGCTGGGAGTGGGGTTTCAGAAGAGATAGTCAAGCTGAATCCCAAGAGTATCGAGGACAAAAAAGAAATTGCCAAGTTACTGAACTGGAGCAATTATTTGGGGAGTCCAGGATGGTACGTAAAAGGGGTAGATTTAGAAACGGGACAACAAAGAGAATTTGGACAATTCAAGCCCAATAAACCAATCCAGTTTCCAGATGGTGATAAAGCAGTAAAGTATTTTACGTTTCCCAAAGGACAGGAAAATGAAGTAATTCTGTTGATTCCCGACAAAACAGCATGGGAAAAGATAGCCAAAAGATACAATGTGCCGATTTTGCCAGAAGATATCGACGAATCAAGACTGGACAAAGGGTTTTGGAAATGGATACATAATAACCCTCAAATACCCATCGAAGTAACAGAGGGAGCGAAGAAAGCGGGTTGTTTGTTGGCGAATGGATTGGTGGGCTTATGTTTAACGGGAGTTTGGAACGGAAAAGTTAAGCGATCGCTAAAGGCGATACCGACTCTAGCCCCATTTTTGGCAAATGGTAGAGCAATCCATCTACTGTTTGATTCGGATGTGATTATCAAACCCCAGGTACAAGAGGCACTCAAAACCATTGGATATCTTGCTCAGAGAGCGGGATGTATTGTTGGGGTTGGAACTTGGGAATACACCGAAGCCACGAAAGGACTGGACGATTTGGTAGTAAATCAAGGGGTCGAAGCCTTAGAAGAAGTAATCGAAAATATCACGCCATACAAAGAATGGCTCAAATCTATCTCGCCACAGAAAAACGCTTCAAAAATGCAGTCAAGAATGCAGTCAAGAAATACAGCTACCGCAGCCCTACTAGATTATGTAAGGGATAAATATAGTGATCGCTTACGCTTGAACGAACTAGAAATGCAGATTGAGTTGGATGAGAAGCAGTTCAATTTAGAGCGGTTTTATCTGCATTTGGCAGAACATGATCGCCTGGAGGTAAATAAGACAAAAGCGATAGATGTATGTACAAAAGTAGCAGAAGAAAACGCCTACAATCCTGTAGCTGAATATTTAGATAAAGTTTCTCGCTCTTGTGAGCTGGCGGATATCAATTCATTATCAAGTAGGTTTTTTGGTACATCGGATAAGATTTACGATATTTTTCTGAAGAAGACATTAATAGCAGCGGTAGCGAGAGTCTATGCTCCAGGGTGCAAGCATGACAATACACTAGTGCTTCAGGGAGAACAAGGGATTGGTAAATCAACATTCTTTGATATCTTGGCAGGAGAATGGTTTGGGGATTCGATGAGATCAGGAAAAGATAAAGATGACTTGTTAATCCTGCATAAATCGTGGATTCAGGAGTGGGGAGAAATAGATAAGATATTTTCCAAAAGACAGGCAGGGGATTTAAAAGCGTTTCTGAGTTGTCGAAAAGATACCTTTCGCGAACCCTATGCACGTACTACTAAAGACTATCTGCGTCACTCAATAATAGTGGGTTCGGTTAACGATTCGAGTTTCTTAGTAGATTCAACAGGAAACAGACGTTATTGGGTTATTCCCGTAGAGAAAAAAGAAATAGACACCAAACGATTATTTGAGGAAAGAGACGCGATATGGGCTTCTGCTGTGGTGGCATATCGGGAAGGAGAGACATGGTGGTTGTCAAAAGAAGAGGAAAAAAGAAATCTCAACAATAATTCTCGTTTCCAAATAATAGATGAATGGGCAGGTTTCGTTGCTGATTATATTCGCCATAGAACAGGGGTATCAATATCACAAGTACTGCTGGATGTATTTGATTTTGAGCTGAATAAGATCGGTCGTAGAGAACAAATGCGGGTAGCCAATATTCTCCAGATGTTAAATTGGCGCAAAGTGGGACAGAAATTACATCGAGGAAAAAGGCAAGTGGTTTGGGAGGAGGCTTCGACTATACCTTCGGGAGGTATAGCAGAGGTATTGCAGGCTGAAAGCCAGTCACAGCAAAGCTTGTCTATACCTACTATACCTACTACACCTAATTCTCAAACTAGAAAATTAGAGGTAAGAGAAGTAGTAAATAGTGAAAATATAAACTCTGTAGAAGGCAATAGAGAAACAAGAGTTAAACCCATACAGAATGAGGAATCTATACCTACTGCTATACCTGTTGGTGAAGGTATAGATCGTCCCTTAACATGGTCAGATTACCCTCATCCGAGCAAAGACGAATATACAATCAAAAACAGAGCGAGAAAAGTAGTAGAAAGAATGTTTGCCTGTAGTACCAAGGCAGAGCTAATCAATTTATACGCCTGTGGCAAAATTACCGCAGCCGAAGTTTTATGGCTGAGAGAAAACTATCTGGCTTCTGCTCAATGCGATTGGCTCTGCCACTGCGCGGAGCGCAATCGCCTGACTCAAATAGAGAAGACAGAGCAGGGAAATATTTTCAATCAAAATCAAAATCAAAATCTGTTTTTAGAATTGAAGGAGCAAATAACTCACCAGGTTAGAAGATTAGGCTAG